DNA sequence from the Cohnella herbarum genome:
AACGGCCCTGTACAGCCCGGAAGGCTTGGGCGCCGAATCCTTCTCCGTTACGTACGATACGCTGGAGATCGAGAATTTCTCTTACCGGGGGATCGACTTCCGTGCGAGAAACCGAACGGGCAACGTATTCAACAATATTTACATGAATTCGAATCGTCCGAACATCGATGTGGCGTTCGCGTTGACTGGCGAGGAGAGCGAGACGGTCATTAACCAGTTAAACGTCGAGCACATGAAGGTGAATACCGCAGTTTTACTTGATGGGGTATACGCCTTGTCCGCATCCACGGTTCATATTGAAGGCGTTACGCTTCGGAATGCTGACTCCGGTTATGTGACGGTCAACAACAGCTCGGGTTCGATCGGCAGTCTAACGGTGTACTATGCTCCTATCGAGAAGAACGGCGTCAGTATCGTGCGGATCGGAAACAATCGCTATGCTACGGGTATGACGTCGTTTCAGCCGGATACCGTCGGTTATCTGCGAATCGGGACTCTGCACGCCAAAGGTTTAAACGAGAACGATCCGACCTCAGAGACTCACGGGGCGAAGGTAGGGGGGCTAACGAGAGCCGATGCCTCGGGCTTCGTTTTCTTCGACCGGCCTGCCAACGCTTTGGGCGATTATTCGGTACAATTGGACAATTACGTCTGGTATTCGTACCAGAATGATCGGAATGTATATGAGCAGTTCCCCGTCGATCCGAACGGTAAAATCTCGTTCATGAAGCTGGGCGCGCTTCCTCTATCGGGCCCGACTGCCAAGCGTCCCGTGAACCGCATGATCGCTAACGTAACGACGTATTATGACACGGACTTGAAGAAGCTGCTCATATGGAACGGGACAGCTTGGATTTCGATCGCGTAACCGCATAGGCATAGGATGGAAGTGGGATGGGTACCGATTCTAAATGTCATTACTGCAGTGAGATGTCACAAGCCATGAACCTCCGGCGACGGGGATTCATGGCTTGTGACGGTAGGGTGATTAAACTTTTTTTGCTTGATTCTACGAATCTAGCTCCTGAGTGAAGTACACATATCCAATCCGCTAAATGATAGATCTCGTGTTGCGCCCTCCGTTGGCTAGCAGGCAGTCACCCGGAAGGGCGAATTTGTTTATGCGCTACTTCTTCAACATCGGGGCAAAAGCTTTGCTATAGATCCAATGTCCGTAATCGTTCGGGTGATTAATATTGTTAAGCAGCAGGCTTTCCGGGGTCTTGCCTGCCGCAAGCTCCGAGACCCATTCGGCGTGCCCGTCGGCTACGCCGATTCCGTGCTCTTGGCCGAGGCGTCGGATGACGTCGGCATATCGGGAAGTCATGCCGCTCGTATGCTGCCAATTCGGGTTCGGTTCGCAAGGCGTTACGAGAATGAGGTCGGTATCGCCAGCCGCGCGGATTGCCTCGATCATATATCTAAGATTGCGATCGAATTGTTCTAGCGAAGTCGTGTTGCTGCCATCTTCATGTATGTTCTGGTCGTTCATGCCGTAGCCGATCGATACGAGGTCCGGTTGGAGAGGTACGACGTCATTGTCGACGCGGCCCGCGCCTCCGTTGGTATTCTCGCCTCCGATCGACTTGTTCACGATACGAATGCGCCCCTGAGGATACAAGTCGCGAAGGGTGTCCGCGAATCTACCGAAATAAGCTAAGCTTTCCTCGCTGGCTTCCCCGCCGGTACTGATGCTGTCCCCATAGACGACGTAGAGGGCTTCTTCGCCCGCCGCGAGCTTGCCTACTAAGCGCTTAAGTAATCCGGACCGTTCGACATCGGAGACCGTCAGGGGCTCGCCATCCGTCGCGGACCTCGTAGAATAATCGACATAAACGGTGTACGACGCATTGCTGAAATCGGGATAGAGATTGTGATCGAATCCGATCACTCCGTACATGGGATGATGAGTTCCATCGGGAATCCGACTGTCTCTCGTGCGCCGAATCGTTCCCCGGGCGTAATCGACGAGATAGTCCGTGCCTTCTTCGTAATCGGTTCGATCCGGATGTTCCGATTTCGATCGGTTACGCACGGCTACCGGTTCTCCGTTAATCGGCGGGTACCTCAGGGTTAAAGCTTCTTCTCCCATGAATACGAATGCTTCCGCAAGCTGTTTGTTCGCCATTGAACGTAATCACTCTCCATGTGTTCGTTACTCCCAAAGCGGCACTCTACACCTACCATTCTAGCACGATTCCGAGGAAAAACACGGTTTTGTTCATGATGATGCGCCAAGCCTCCTCGGCCATCTCGGCCCGAATTCTGTGAGTGATCAGCGGAGTCGTCCGCAACCAACCTTCGCCTATGCCCGCAAGCGTATCGTCCATCCGATGTTCCGTCCAGCCTGACGGGCTATGCAGCGTAATCTCTTGCGCGCGCAGCTCCTGAATATCGACCATGCCCGTCGTACCGAGGAAACCCGCCGATACAAGATGACTGTTCAGCTTCATTGCCGTTTTCAGCTCCCGGAACGTATCCATGGCGCCGACCGTGTCTACGACGACGGCGATGTCCGAACGATCGCCGATCCAATCCGCCAAAGCGTTCCGCTTCAGGTTATAGGAGCGAATCGCCGGCGGTAGCAAATCCAATCTCCCGTCGTGCCTGCCCAATACCGTAACGTCCGCTCCCCTATGTGCAAGAGTCTGCGCGGCCCATTGGCCGACCAGGCCGTCTCCGATGACGACCGCAACGTCTCCCGGCGTTACCGCAGGACGAATGCCGCAGTTGTAGCCGACCTGAGTCAGAACCATCCCGCTGTACGCGATCGGATCGGCTCCTTCGGGAAGCTTCCAGACCTGGCTCTCGTGCGTAACGGAAGGATTGATATGTCCGCCCGTATCGAACATCATGCCGCTTACTTTGCTGACCGAAGCGAATACCCGGTCTCCCGGCGCGAAGTCGGTCACCCTGTCGCCGACGCTTCTAACGATACCGACCTTTTGATATCCGGCCACTTGAGGAAACGGTAACGCATCTCCTGGCCGAGTCACCTGTTCACCGGAGATTCTTTCCCCATATAAGAACGAGGATTCCGTACCGTTGCTGATCCACGAATACTCGAGATCGATCACTACGTCCTCGGGACCCGGCTCCGGAACCTCGACTTGCATATAACGTACTTGTCTCACTCCTGTAAATACGACGGCTTTCGCTTTCATGTCAAACCTCCTCCGCAGCTGCAACGAAATCGGTCGGGGGTAGGCATACACTTTGATTGCCTCTTGCGTATTCAACAGCTGAACCGTCTCATGGTAGCGATATAGAGGGACATGGTGAGTCTGAAGGCATTCCGTATTCAAGCCTTTGTTGACCACGAGGTCGAGAAGGAGCTCCCGATCGCTTTCCTCGAAGCTCCGGTACTTGTAGGACTCGAGCTTAATCCCCTTTGACCAGAGATGGTCCCCGTAACGAACCTCGCCCTTCAGCACGCCAAAGATGACCAAGTGCGAATCGATTCGTTCCAGCAGATTTTGCACGGAAGCGGCCGCCCCGACGCAATCGTAACCAAGGTCGAAGCGCTCGTCTCCCAGATCGTCGGAATGCTTTGCGAGCCCGATACCCAAGCCATTCACGTAGGCAATTCGTTCGCGATTGATGTCCACTGCAACGACTCGCGAAGCGCCCATCAGGCTAGCTGCCTGCATAGCGAGCATTCCTGCCGGTCCGAGTCCGGATACGAGCATCGATTTGCCGGAGAGGTCTCCGAATTGCAACAGGCCGATCAACACGCATTTGAACAATTCAAAGGATACGGCTTGCTTCCATTCCACGGAGTCGGGAAGTTTAATGAGCTCATGCGTTCGATAATTCAAATATTCGGCATATG
Encoded proteins:
- a CDS encoding SGNH/GDSL hydrolase family protein, with amino-acid sequence MANKQLAEAFVFMGEEALTLRYPPINGEPVAVRNRSKSEHPDRTDYEEGTDYLVDYARGTIRRTRDSRIPDGTHHPMYGVIGFDHNLYPDFSNASYTVYVDYSTRSATDGEPLTVSDVERSGLLKRLVGKLAAGEEALYVVYGDSISTGGEASEESLAYFGRFADTLRDLYPQGRIRIVNKSIGGENTNGGAGRVDNDVVPLQPDLVSIGYGMNDQNIHEDGSNTTSLEQFDRNLRYMIEAIRAAGDTDLILVTPCEPNPNWQHTSGMTSRYADVIRRLGQEHGIGVADGHAEWVSELAAGKTPESLLLNNINHPNDYGHWIYSKAFAPMLKK
- a CDS encoding alcohol dehydrogenase catalytic domain-containing protein; the encoded protein is MTDPQEDQVTVRIEIVTTCPRWDMNMMGGKDMFDASKQPDYPLLPGWPGHEMAGTVVAVGGKVTSLKVGDRVASLEHLLGNGAYAEYLNYRTHELIKLPDSVEWKQAVSFELFKCVLIGLLQFGDLSGKSMLVSGLGPAGMLAMQAASLMGASRVVAVDINRERIAYVNGLGIGLAKHSDDLGDERFDLGYDCVGAAASVQNLLERIDSHLVIFGVLKGEVRYGDHLWSKGIKLESYKYRSFEESDRELLLDLVVNKGLNTECLQTHHVPLYRYHETVQLLNTQEAIKVYAYPRPISLQLRRRFDMKAKAVVFTGVRQVRYMQVEVPEPGPEDVVIDLEYSWISNGTESSFLYGERISGEQVTRPGDALPFPQVAGYQKVGIVRSVGDRVTDFAPGDRVFASVSKVSGMMFDTGGHINPSVTHESQVWKLPEGADPIAYSGMVLTQVGYNCGIRPAVTPGDVAVVIGDGLVGQWAAQTLAHRGADVTVLGRHDGRLDLLPPAIRSYNLKRNALADWIGDRSDIAVVVDTVGAMDTFRELKTAMKLNSHLVSAGFLGTTGMVDIQELRAQEITLHSPSGWTEHRMDDTLAGIGEGWLRTTPLITHRIRAEMAEEAWRIIMNKTVFFLGIVLEW